The Benincasa hispida cultivar B227 chromosome 9, ASM972705v1, whole genome shotgun sequence genome has a segment encoding these proteins:
- the LOC120085208 gene encoding replication factor C subunit 4, which produces MAPLLQSSQPWVEKYRPKQVKDVAHQDEVVRVLTNTLETASCPHMLFYGPPGTGKTTTALAISHQLFGPELYKSRVLELNASDDRGINVVRTKIKDFAGVAVSSGQRQGGYPCPPFKIIILDEADSMTEDAQNALRRTMETHSKVTRFFFICNYISRIIEPLASRCAKFRFKPLSEEVMSKRILHISNEEGLSLDGEALSTLSSISQGDLRRAITYLQSAARLFGSSISSKDLVSVSGIIPREVVDALFSACKSGNFDIANKEVNNVLAEGYPVAQMLSQIFEVVVEDNDLQDEQKARICKKLAEADKCLVDGADEYLQLLDVVSQTMQALSSMQL; this is translated from the exons ATGGCGCCATTGTTGCAGAGCTCTCAACCATGGGTGGAGAAATA TCGACCGAAGCAAGTGAAAGATGTAGCGCATCAGGATGAAGTGGTTCGGGTGCTCACCAACACCCTCGAGACTGCTAGT TGTCCCCACATGCTCTTCTATGGACCGCCTGGTACCGGAAAAACCACAACCGCTCTTGCGATTTCCCATCAACTATTTGG tccCGAACTTTACAAGTCCAGAGTTTTGGAGTTGAATGCAAGTGATGACCGTGGGATCAATGTTGTTCGGACTAAGATTAAAGATTTTGCTGGTGTTGCAGTAAGCAGTGGCCAACGCCAAGG gGGTTATCCTTGTCCACCATTCAAGATAATCATTTTGGATGAGGCTGATTCAATGACTGAAGATGCTCAG AATGCGCTGAGGCGTACCATGGAAACACACTCCAAAGTGACACGATTCTTTTTTATATGCAACTATATCAGCAG GATTATAGAGCCCCTTGCATCAAGATGTGCAAAGTTTAGGTTTAAGCCACTCTCTGAAGAGGTTATGAGTAAACGTATATTGCACATTAGTAATGAAGAAGGTCTTAGTCTAGACGGAGAG GCTCTTTCAACCTTAAGTTCAATCTCTCAAGGTGACCTACGTCGAGCTATCACATATTTACAG TCAGCAGCACGTTTATTTGGATCATCAATCTCTTCCAAGGATTTGGTTAGTGTGTCTGGG ATTATCCCTCGGGAGGTTGTTGATGCACTTTTTAGTGCTTGTAAAAGTGGTAACTTTGATATTGCAAACAAGGAAGTCAACAATGTACTTGCAGAAGGATATCCAGTGGCTCAAATGCTTTCACAG ATATTTGAGGTTGTTGTTGAAGACAATGATTTGCAAGATGAACAGAAGGCCAGGATATGCAAGAAGTTGGCCGAAGCAGACAAG TGTCTTGTTGATGGTGCGGATGAATATTTGCAACTGCTCGACGTGGTTAGTCAAACAATGCAAGCTTTAAGTAGTATGCAACTGTAA